One region of Danio rerio strain Tuebingen ecotype United States chromosome 5, GRCz12tu, whole genome shotgun sequence genomic DNA includes:
- the zmp:0000001132 gene encoding alpha-(1,3)-fucosyltransferase 7: MKHNHALCCLFAFLLLYNFLTWSKSMLFLTHTATSQPKSLEHNLTILLWHWPFGVHYRLQRGICMSQYKIPKCFLEDNRSLFSQADVVVFHHHELWTGYSELPLHLSRPPKQKWIWLSLEPPINNRDLRNYSSIFNWTMSYRRDADIFMPYGELIAKSTNTTYVIPSKSDCLVCWVVSKYKSNQSRSLVFHQLKKHIPSRRIEVYGQWTNRPLSNKKLLSTISQCYFYLAFENSISTDYITEKLWRNSFQAGSVPVVLGPPRNVYELYIPPGSFIHVNDFSSVKELAAFLNQVAADRKRYESYFKWHLHYDVRMYTDWRERLCHICLHHEQLSEHKKVYNDLYSWVNR; the protein is encoded by the coding sequence ATGAAACATAACCATGCCCTCTGTTGTCTGTTTGCCTTTCTACTGCTCTACAATTTCTTAACCTGGAGTAAAAGCATGCTATTCTTAACTCACACTGCCACCAGCCAGCCTAAAAGTCTCGAGCATAACCTCACCATCCTCCTATGGCACTGGCCATTTGGAGTTCATTACAGACTACAAAGAGGCATCTGTATGAGTCAATACAAAATCCCTAAATGCTTCCTGGAAGACAACAGATCCCTTTTCTCTCAAGCAGATGTTGTAGTCTTCCACCATCATGAGCTCTGGACCGGATACTCCGAGCTTCCTCTCCATTTGTCACGTCCACCAAAGCAGAAGTGGATTTGGTTATCACTGGAGCCTCCCATTAACAACCGCGACCTGAGGAACTACTCCAGCATCTTCAACTGGACCATGAGTTACCGTCGAGATGCTGACATCTTCATGCCTTACGGAGAGCTTATCGCCAAATCGACTAACACTACATATGTCATTCCCAGTAAAAGTGACTGTCTGGTTTGTTGGGTGGTCAGTAAATACAAATCCAACCAGAGTCGCTCTCTAGTTTTCCATCAGCTGAAAAAGCACATTCCTTCCAGACGTATTGAAGTGTATGGTCAATGGACAAACCGGCCACTCTCAAACAAAAAGCTGCTATCCACCATATCGCAATGTTACTTCTACCTAGCATTTGAAAACTCAATATCCACAGATTATATTACAGAGAAGCTGTGGAGAAACTCTTTTCAGGCAGGAAGTGTGCCGGTAGTGCTCGGCCCACCACGGAATGTTTATGAATTATATATTCCACCAGGATCTTTCATCCATGTGAATGACTTCAGCAGTGTTAAGGAACTGGCTGCTTTCTTAAATCAAGTTGCTGCTGACAGAAAGCGATACGAGTCTTATTTTAAATGGCATCTTCATTATGATGTTAGAATGTACACCGATTGGAGAGAGAGATTGTGTCATATTTGCTTGCATCATGAGCAGCTTTCTGAGCATAAAAAAGTGTACAATGACCTGTACAGTTGGGTCAATCGATAA